Part of the uncultured Anaeromusa sp. genome is shown below.
GGCTTAGAACCACAGAAACACAATCGAGTATATCCGCCTAAACTGAAGCTGGCAGCTGTGACTGATTATCTGCAAGGCAACGATTCTCTATTAGATATTTGCAAGAAATATCAGATTCACTCAGATTGCCAATTGAGTCGCTGGCTAAAGCAGTATAATGGACATGAGGAGTTCAAGCTCCGGTCAGGAGGAAGTCGAATCATGTCGAAAGCTAGAAAAACGACGCAGACTAATCGTGTAGAAATCGTTGAATACTGTCTTGCTCATGATATGAATTATGGCGAAACAGCCCTAAAATACCAGGTATCATACCAACAGGTATACCAATGGACAAAAAAATATCTAGAAATGGGAAAAGTGGGTCTGGAAGATCGGCGTGGGCATCGGGTTGGAACCTTGCCTGGCCGTACCCCGCAAGAAGAACTAGAGGCTGAAGTTGCCCAGTTGAAACACAAGAACTGGAGGCTGCAGATGGAGGTTGATGTGCTAAAAAAACTGCAGGAACTGGAAAGAAGGGATGTCTTGGCTTTACGCGGCAAGAACGAGAATACGAAGCGGTAAAAGCTTTAGCTGAAGATAATCAAAAGCA
Proteins encoded:
- a CDS encoding helix-turn-helix domain-containing protein codes for the protein MPQKEKVSTTLKVEACKKYLAESISIADIAKALEVDGKIVRRWIFQYQSEGKSGLEPQKHNRVYPPKLKLAAVTDYLQGNDSLLDICKKYQIHSDCQLSRWLKQYNGHEEFKLRSGGSRIMSKARKTTQTNRVEIVEYCLAHDMNYGETALKYQVSYQQVYQWTKKYLEMGKVGLEDRRGHRVGTLPGRTPQEELEAEVAQLKHKNWRLQMEVDVLKKLQELERRDVLALRGKNENTKR